The Nostoc sp. 'Lobaria pulmonaria (5183) cyanobiont' genome window below encodes:
- a CDS encoding beta-1,6-N-acetylglucosaminyltransferase: MHERTSPSIGFILLTHTKPLQIYRLINKLNTMFNYPVIVCHHDFSKCDLSVDTLSKNVLLVRPHIQTEWAGFTLVEATVQALRLMYEVSDTPDWFVLLSGADYPIKTARHILDDLASSPYDAYIEYEQITYETYKRDLIPNMLWLKNSYQRYCTKTFYFHYSKKYFAQLNMEIHLEHPLLTKAFLPFSKKLACFSGSQWFCANRKAAKYIIDFHEQRNVLTLYYSKLKYTDEAYFQTILANTPHLRLKNDCRRYIDWSTGGPHPKILLMEDLPNLLASSAHFGRKFDIDIDNNILDELDKITS, encoded by the coding sequence ATGCACGAGCGCACCAGCCCATCAATAGGTTTTATTTTATTAACACATACAAAACCTTTACAAATTTACAGACTGATAAATAAGTTAAACACGATGTTCAACTATCCTGTAATTGTGTGTCATCATGATTTTTCAAAATGTGATTTATCTGTAGATACTCTGTCAAAAAATGTTTTACTAGTACGCCCTCACATCCAAACGGAGTGGGCAGGGTTTACTTTAGTAGAAGCAACAGTACAAGCACTTCGACTGATGTACGAAGTTTCAGATACACCGGATTGGTTTGTATTACTCAGTGGAGCAGACTATCCCATTAAAACTGCAAGGCATATATTGGATGATCTAGCTTCAAGTCCATATGATGCTTATATTGAGTATGAGCAAATCACATATGAAACTTATAAACGTGATTTAATACCTAACATGTTATGGCTGAAAAATTCCTATCAACGATACTGTACGAAGACATTTTATTTTCATTACTCAAAGAAATACTTTGCTCAACTGAATATGGAAATACACTTAGAACATCCCTTATTAACAAAAGCTTTTCTTCCTTTTTCAAAGAAACTTGCTTGTTTCAGTGGAAGTCAATGGTTTTGTGCCAATCGCAAAGCTGCTAAGTACATTATCGATTTCCACGAACAGAGAAATGTGTTAACTTTGTACTACAGTAAGCTTAAATATACAGATGAGGCGTATTTTCAAACTATACTTGCTAATACACCTCACCTTAGACTAAAAAATGACTGTCGGCGATATATTGATTGGTCAACTGGAGGTCCTCACCCAAAAATATTGCTAATGGAAGATTTGCCTAATCTGCTGGCATCATCTGCTCATTTTGGTCGAAAATTTGACATTGATATAGATAACAATATTCTTGATGAACTTGACAAGATTACATCCTAG
- a CDS encoding phytanoyl-CoA dioxygenase family protein, which translates to MLKVDTSKITTQQVEAFERDGVICVKNVLDDIWVERMRRAVDKNVLIPGPLEVKGIPRAEGHVEHTSSLWLTDADFRALAFESPLATLTAQVLKSKKLNFLGDGFFVKKPKGETGVGWHNDKSYWPIQGWQCCKIWLALDSVNQENGKLEYIKASHLWGKELREASDPSWFVEPEPHEIISWDMEPGDCLVHHFMTIHHSVRNTSSTRRRAVVINWTGDDVTYERRPNAWPFRPLEEIDIPEFESLKAKKSGEPIDCDIFPRVELHR; encoded by the coding sequence ATGCTTAAGGTAGACACATCAAAAATCACCACCCAACAAGTTGAAGCTTTCGAGCGAGACGGTGTTATCTGCGTCAAAAATGTGTTGGATGACATCTGGGTAGAACGGATGCGAAGAGCCGTTGACAAGAATGTATTAATTCCTGGGCCTTTAGAAGTTAAGGGCATCCCTAGAGCAGAAGGTCATGTGGAACATACCAGTAGCTTATGGCTCACGGATGCTGATTTCCGTGCTTTGGCTTTTGAATCTCCCCTAGCGACGCTCACTGCTCAAGTCTTGAAATCGAAAAAACTTAACTTTTTGGGTGACGGTTTCTTTGTTAAAAAGCCGAAAGGAGAGACGGGTGTCGGCTGGCATAACGACAAATCTTACTGGCCTATACAAGGCTGGCAGTGTTGTAAAATTTGGTTAGCTTTAGATAGTGTCAACCAAGAAAATGGTAAATTAGAGTACATCAAAGCCTCTCATCTATGGGGCAAGGAGTTACGTGAAGCATCTGACCCCTCGTGGTTTGTAGAGCCAGAGCCTCACGAAATTATATCTTGGGATATGGAGCCTGGAGATTGCTTGGTTCATCATTTTATGACAATTCATCATTCAGTAAGAAACACATCCTCCACACGACGACGCGCAGTGGTGATTAATTGGACTGGCGATGATGTTACTTACGAGCGCCGCCCCAATGCTTGGCCTTTCAGACCTCTTGAGGAAATTGATATACCAGAATTTGAGTCTCTCAAAGCCAAAAAATCTGGGGAGCCAATAGACTGCGATATATTTCCGAGAGTTGAACTGCATCGCTAG
- a CDS encoding MFS transporter, which translates to MDSSQIETGAPLSIEIAQIASPSTTLSPTSTLSPRISKDAIRSSLRASTADGVFAAVFSIGTGGILLGNFLVGLDASPVVFGMVSSIPMLVNLFQPMGAYLSERSTSRFQYSLSTHGIGRLLWLILVIGIFSFSWGGLNSNQLVILSLLILVCSNFLGGLGAASWLSWIAMLVPRQLRGRYFGLRNSLANLTELVGLPIAGLAVSHWYGGPIQGYGVILLLGIIFGIVSLGCQYFQVDINPQLQNTYHANSSQTNEIQLDSAPNEPVEISEPISLPQMPTPQNQIDSSIWKNSNFLVFLLYFGSWTFAVNLSAPFFNLYLLDTLNLDVSWVTFYNSLRAGAHMLMLIVWGRLADKIGNRPILISNGILIAVIPWLWLKMGSSPLDLWLWLPLLHIFIGANWGGVDLCNNNLQIEIAPVKNQSIYFATAAAIAGASGALGATIGGFIAQFAGSFGIAEVFIVSGVLRLASLVPLIVKKDLGS; encoded by the coding sequence ATGGATTCTTCTCAAATTGAAACAGGTGCGCCTCTTTCTATAGAAATTGCTCAGATTGCCTCACCATCAACAACACTCTCTCCAACCTCAACACTCAGCCCTCGTATTTCTAAAGATGCTATTCGCAGCAGTTTGAGGGCTTCTACTGCCGATGGTGTTTTCGCAGCAGTTTTCTCTATTGGTACTGGCGGAATTTTGCTAGGTAATTTCTTAGTGGGGTTGGATGCCAGTCCAGTGGTATTTGGGATGGTGAGTTCTATCCCCATGTTAGTGAATCTCTTTCAGCCGATGGGTGCTTATTTGTCTGAACGCAGCACTAGCCGCTTTCAGTATTCCCTTAGCACTCATGGAATTGGTCGGCTACTATGGCTGATTTTAGTAATTGGCATTTTTAGCTTTAGTTGGGGAGGGCTGAATTCCAACCAATTAGTGATATTGTCGCTTTTGATTCTCGTATGCAGCAATTTTTTAGGAGGACTAGGAGCCGCATCTTGGTTGAGTTGGATAGCAATGTTAGTCCCACGGCAATTACGAGGTAGATATTTCGGGCTACGCAATAGCCTTGCCAACTTAACCGAGTTGGTCGGTTTGCCAATAGCCGGTCTAGCTGTATCACATTGGTACGGGGGACCTATCCAAGGTTACGGGGTGATTTTGCTCTTAGGCATTATCTTTGGAATTGTCAGCTTGGGGTGTCAGTATTTCCAGGTAGATATAAATCCTCAATTACAAAATACTTATCATGCTAACTCATCTCAAACCAATGAGATTCAGTTAGACTCGGCACCAAATGAACCTGTTGAGATATCTGAACCAATCTCTCTACCGCAAATGCCAACTCCTCAAAACCAGATAGATAGCAGCATTTGGAAAAACTCTAATTTTTTGGTGTTTCTACTTTATTTCGGCTCATGGACGTTTGCTGTTAATCTGAGTGCCCCGTTTTTTAACCTCTACTTGCTAGATACGCTGAACTTGGATGTGAGTTGGGTAACTTTCTACAACAGTCTGCGAGCAGGAGCACACATGCTAATGCTCATCGTGTGGGGTAGATTAGCAGATAAAATAGGCAATCGTCCGATTCTTATTTCTAATGGAATTCTAATTGCAGTCATACCCTGGCTGTGGCTGAAGATGGGTTCTAGTCCTCTCGATCTCTGGCTATGGTTGCCACTGTTACACATTTTTATTGGAGCTAATTGGGGAGGAGTTGACTTGTGTAACAACAATCTCCAGATAGAGATTGCACCAGTAAAAAATCAGTCTATCTATTTTGCAACAGCAGCAGCTATTGCTGGGGCAAGTGGTGCTTTAGGAGCAACTATCGGTGGTTTCATCGCTCAATTTGCTGGGTCTTTTGGCATAGCGGAAGTATTTATTGTATCTGGTGTATTACGATTAGCATCGCTTGTGCCACTTATTGTTAAAAAAGATTTGGGTAGTTAG
- a CDS encoding pirin family protein: MSPSDLGHLLKPFVFLDLIDADARMAESMPIHPHSGIATVTLIIEGDAHFDDPESGRGTISYGGVEWMRAGGGVWHGKEMTSGTSKRVRGYQLWIALPPELENGQVDSQYLEADKIPGVGPARIILGSYAGVKSPVRSPEGINYLLVTLAPGKCWEYQPPIGQDVAWLSVSRGAVATPDIASEGELVTFSSDNGVITMQADKKDGAVFIMGSAVRHPYDLKLGYYSVHTSAEALRTGEARISEIETRLREAGDRQATSGATPVFQ; the protein is encoded by the coding sequence ATGAGTCCTTCCGATTTAGGACATTTGCTGAAACCTTTTGTCTTTTTGGATCTGATTGATGCCGATGCAAGGATGGCGGAATCTATGCCAATCCATCCGCATTCAGGTATTGCGACCGTAACTCTTATTATTGAAGGTGACGCTCACTTCGACGATCCTGAATCGGGTAGGGGTACTATATCTTATGGTGGTGTGGAATGGATGCGTGCTGGTGGTGGTGTCTGGCACGGGAAAGAAATGACGTCCGGTACATCAAAGCGTGTGCGTGGATATCAACTTTGGATCGCCCTTCCACCTGAACTCGAAAATGGGCAAGTTGATAGTCAATATCTCGAAGCTGATAAAATTCCAGGCGTAGGTCCAGCCCGTATCATTCTTGGTAGTTATGCTGGGGTAAAAAGCCCTGTACGCTCTCCTGAAGGCATAAATTATCTGTTGGTCACGCTTGCCCCAGGTAAATGCTGGGAATACCAGCCGCCCATAGGTCAGGATGTGGCTTGGCTAAGTGTCAGTCGCGGAGCGGTGGCGACACCAGATATCGCTAGTGAGGGTGAGTTGGTGACTTTTTCCTCTGATAATGGCGTTATCACTATGCAGGCTGATAAAAAAGACGGAGCGGTTTTCATAATGGGGTCGGCAGTTCGCCATCCGTATGACCTAAAACTGGGATACTATTCCGTACACACTTCTGCCGAGGCCTTGCGAACGGGTGAGGCGCGTATTTCTGAAATTGAAACGCGTCTGCGCGAGGCAGGAGATCGTCAAGCAACTTCTGGTGCAACGCCAGTTTTTCAATGA
- a CDS encoding tetratricopeptide repeat protein, giving the protein MTTGNRNGAVAALENITQTSNLHTRTRVEIARTLINSDRSAPSTQELKAASVAIEALVLEGSDRYRLTKQVLKTALNLITSRQLQATADLTMLFFF; this is encoded by the coding sequence TTGACCACTGGAAATCGCAACGGTGCTGTAGCAGCTTTGGAAAATATAACGCAAACTTCTAATTTACATACACGAACGCGAGTAGAAATTGCCCGAACTTTAATTAATAGCGATCGCTCGGCTCCAAGTACTCAAGAACTCAAAGCCGCTTCTGTCGCCATTGAGGCACTGGTATTAGAAGGTAGCGATCGCTATCGTCTGACTAAACAAGTATTAAAAACTGCTCTCAATTTAATCACCTCGCGCCAACTCCAAGCTACTGCTGATTTAACAATGCTTTTCTTTTTCTAG